In Streptomyces sclerotialus, one genomic interval encodes:
- a CDS encoding aKG-HExxH-type peptide beta-hydroxylase: protein MSSRIPLDLLRELGRSEGGAEALRLLVDDQRVRRLLALRALLDAVDTARAPSVPRRAAARVAEHWALLEAADHAARDTTRQVLYYPLLGPWVRRALRGLAAAVPPPHLLPDLEHLGAVAAAAAARAGLPFTLRLRAPDGTLALPTLGAYTLPGTRRQGPPRDVEITCRNGALTLRPAAGRPAVLLHRPDGTWESADPAWRPLRRLTGGPRAVLLDDLDPFRTADSGLERHGLKPAERLTTADRAGWQAAWAGAWPLLERGGPTRALEAEILLDCIVPLAPPPQAGPHAAGPAHCSGTRREAFGAVLSSAPQTPAFLAATLVHELQHAKLSALTELTPLHHDTGTTRHWAPWRPDPRPFDGLLQGTYSHLALADYWQRFALTAENALERHTAWAEHSRCREQVGAALPTLLGSRALTPAGRVLTGAMADRLTRLRERPPPEGYMARASAYVETSRTMWRRQHAR from the coding sequence ATGAGCAGCCGGATCCCCCTGGACCTGCTGCGTGAGCTGGGGCGGTCCGAAGGCGGTGCCGAGGCGCTGCGGCTGCTCGTCGACGACCAGCGCGTACGGCGGCTGCTGGCGCTGCGCGCACTGCTGGACGCGGTGGACACCGCCCGCGCCCCCAGCGTGCCGCGGCGCGCGGCGGCACGCGTCGCCGAGCACTGGGCGCTCCTCGAAGCCGCCGACCACGCCGCCCGGGACACCACCCGCCAGGTGCTGTACTACCCGCTGCTCGGCCCCTGGGTACGGCGCGCGCTGCGCGGTCTCGCCGCCGCCGTCCCGCCGCCGCACCTCCTCCCCGACCTGGAACACCTCGGGGCCGTCGCCGCCGCCGCTGCCGCCCGCGCCGGGCTGCCGTTCACGCTCCGGCTGCGCGCCCCCGACGGCACGCTCGCGCTGCCCACCCTCGGCGCGTACACCCTGCCCGGCACCAGGCGCCAGGGCCCGCCGCGCGACGTGGAGATCACCTGCCGGAACGGGGCGCTGACCCTCCGCCCCGCCGCGGGCCGGCCCGCCGTGCTGCTCCACCGGCCGGACGGTACCTGGGAGTCGGCCGACCCCGCGTGGCGGCCGCTGCGCCGGCTCACCGGCGGGCCACGCGCCGTACTCCTGGACGACCTCGACCCCTTCCGTACCGCCGACAGCGGCCTGGAGCGGCACGGGCTCAAACCCGCCGAGCGGCTCACCACCGCCGACCGGGCGGGCTGGCAGGCGGCCTGGGCCGGGGCCTGGCCGCTGCTGGAGCGCGGCGGCCCCACGCGCGCCCTGGAGGCGGAGATCCTGCTGGACTGCATCGTGCCGCTCGCGCCACCGCCGCAGGCCGGGCCGCACGCCGCGGGCCCCGCGCACTGCAGCGGCACCCGCCGCGAGGCGTTCGGCGCGGTGCTCAGCTCCGCGCCGCAGACCCCCGCCTTCCTCGCCGCGACGCTCGTCCACGAGCTCCAGCACGCCAAACTGTCCGCGCTCACCGAGCTGACCCCGCTGCACCACGACACCGGCACCACCCGGCACTGGGCGCCCTGGCGGCCCGACCCGCGTCCCTTCGACGGGCTGCTCCAGGGCACGTACTCGCACCTCGCGCTCGCCGACTACTGGCAGCGCTTCGCGCTGACCGCCGAGAACGCGCTGGAGCGCCACACCGCCTGGGCCGAGCACTCCCGCTGCCGGGAACAGGTCGGCGCCGCGCTGCCCACGCTGCTCGGCTCGCGCGCCCTCACCCCGGCCGGCCGCGTGCTGACCGGCGCGATGGCCGACCGGCTCACCCGATTGCGGGAACGGCCGCCCCCGGAGGGCTACATGGCCCGCGCGAGCGCCTACGTGGAGACCTCACGGACGATGTGGCGGCGTCAGCACGCGCGATGA
- the fxsA gene encoding FxSxx-COOH cyclophane-containing RiPP peptide, which yields MSTSRKETEALPEGCPEAAGAAVPPAGELPELPDLLALDLAELRTVEHPVLAEVLERIRMRVDEPTEMLWGFNSAF from the coding sequence ATGAGTACGAGCCGCAAGGAGACGGAGGCGCTGCCGGAGGGCTGCCCGGAGGCGGCCGGGGCCGCGGTGCCGCCGGCCGGTGAGCTGCCCGAGCTGCCGGACCTGCTCGCCCTGGATCTCGCGGAGCTGCGCACGGTGGAGCACCCGGTGCTGGCCGAGGTCCTGGAGCGGATACGGATGCGGGTGGACGAACCCACCGAGATGCTGTGGGGATTCAACAGCGCGTTCTGA
- the fxsT gene encoding FxSxx-COOH system tetratricopeptide repeat protein, with the protein MPAARRTISHGGRPPVTISFAGFNRAWAAWIGDRLERHGMRVAFQRWDPRAGTPLEDALRDLALAEGTVLIVLSDWYIQLGPRSHEEWNAALRTVVAERQDKFAAVSVTTNALPTATAVFGAAELADVGAREAERRLLARLGIEADPHADPEEDGEGPRYPQEQPRVWGGVPRRNTRFTGRENLLADVYHRLQQAERGAAVCTLYGMSGVGKTQLATEYVYRFGSEYDVVWWVSAGERTPMRQRLAELAPALGLTTGQEYGERLRAVRDALRRGEPYHRWLLVLDGADQPEHVADMLPSGPGHVLLTSQNREWGEHNSMMFEVPVYTREESIAFVRRRAPRLDREEAGRLADALEDLPLLLDQTAGWLSDSTMSVDEYIDLLGSGVDAEVVRVAHDFPMTYQTSWSILQNRLSEAVPASVDLLRLCSFFQPAAIPVRLLRELPPGDLPEELTGLMNDPLLWNQAISKLLQYSVVRIESHDVTADDASPGGEILYMHRMVHQTVRALMPDRQREEYSRVAQRALAAADPLRPTDTRLWPRFAELAQHLKAADVLVSQDPDVQNLVLNVLRYMYLSGEYRAGLKLAERALAAWREMLGDTHPRIWDLSYHYANLLRATGDYAACEALDRIVLDHLRDTQGPRDLDTLRAANGLAADLRGLARYEEALELSTQVLQGYTELVGEQDSRTLNAQNNLAVSLRLLGRYTESLALNRRTLEARRELLRPRHNWSLFSEIHVATDLRLLGRYAEATSVQEHSARVHRIVMGNDNPQTLRAEHNLGLCYYRSGDRGKAGRLLGRVLERCERVLGEADPLTLMVGVSYSCFAREHGSLDQARDIGEQVTERYRFQLGAAHPYAIGAQANHALVLRAAGERQQALLLTEEALDGMRRAVGPDHPWTLGCALNAAAARNFAGDPESAAELGRDTVARATATLGLRHPLTLSSQVALAADLRGLRKRQEADKLEDEALTALSTVLGPQHVHTVSARARTRPYWDFEPQTT; encoded by the coding sequence ATGCCCGCAGCGCGCAGGACCATCTCGCACGGAGGCCGGCCACCCGTCACGATCAGCTTCGCCGGCTTCAACCGCGCCTGGGCCGCCTGGATCGGCGACCGGCTGGAACGCCACGGCATGCGGGTCGCGTTCCAGCGCTGGGACCCCCGCGCCGGCACCCCGCTGGAGGACGCGCTGCGCGACCTCGCGCTCGCCGAGGGCACCGTCCTCATCGTGCTCAGCGACTGGTACATCCAGCTCGGCCCGCGCAGCCACGAGGAGTGGAACGCCGCGCTGCGCACGGTCGTCGCCGAGCGCCAGGACAAGTTCGCCGCGGTCTCCGTCACCACCAACGCGCTGCCCACCGCCACCGCCGTCTTCGGCGCCGCCGAACTGGCCGACGTCGGCGCGCGCGAGGCCGAGCGCCGGCTGCTGGCCCGGCTCGGCATCGAGGCCGACCCGCACGCCGACCCGGAGGAGGACGGCGAGGGCCCCCGCTACCCCCAGGAGCAGCCGCGCGTCTGGGGCGGCGTACCGCGCCGCAACACCCGCTTCACCGGCCGCGAGAACCTCCTCGCCGACGTCTACCACCGCCTCCAGCAGGCCGAGCGCGGCGCCGCCGTCTGCACGCTGTACGGCATGTCCGGCGTCGGCAAGACCCAGCTCGCCACCGAGTACGTCTACCGCTTCGGCTCCGAGTACGACGTGGTCTGGTGGGTCTCGGCGGGCGAGCGCACCCCCATGCGGCAGCGGCTGGCCGAACTGGCCCCCGCCCTGGGCCTCACGACCGGCCAGGAGTACGGCGAGCGGCTGCGCGCCGTCCGCGACGCGCTCCGCCGCGGCGAGCCGTACCACCGCTGGCTGCTCGTCCTGGACGGCGCCGACCAGCCCGAACACGTCGCCGACATGCTGCCCTCCGGGCCCGGCCACGTCCTGCTCACCTCGCAGAACCGCGAATGGGGCGAGCACAACAGCATGATGTTCGAAGTCCCCGTCTACACCCGCGAGGAGTCCATCGCCTTCGTCCGCCGCCGCGCCCCGCGCCTGGACCGCGAGGAGGCCGGCCGGCTGGCCGACGCGCTGGAGGACCTGCCGCTGCTGCTCGACCAGACCGCCGGCTGGCTCAGCGACTCCACGATGTCCGTCGACGAGTACATCGACCTGCTGGGCAGCGGCGTCGACGCCGAGGTCGTCCGGGTCGCCCACGACTTCCCGATGACCTACCAGACCTCCTGGTCGATACTGCAGAACCGCCTCAGCGAGGCCGTGCCCGCCTCCGTCGACCTGCTGCGGCTGTGCTCCTTCTTCCAGCCCGCCGCCATCCCCGTACGCCTCCTCCGCGAGCTCCCGCCCGGCGACCTGCCCGAAGAGCTCACCGGGCTGATGAACGACCCCCTGCTGTGGAACCAGGCCATCAGCAAGCTCCTCCAGTACTCCGTCGTCCGCATCGAGTCCCACGACGTCACCGCCGACGACGCCTCACCCGGCGGCGAGATCCTCTACATGCACCGCATGGTCCACCAGACCGTCCGCGCCCTGATGCCGGACCGGCAGCGGGAGGAGTACAGCCGGGTCGCCCAGCGCGCGCTGGCCGCCGCCGACCCGCTGCGCCCCACCGACACCCGGCTCTGGCCGCGCTTCGCCGAACTCGCCCAGCACCTCAAGGCCGCCGACGTCCTGGTGAGCCAGGACCCCGACGTCCAGAACCTGGTCCTGAACGTCCTGCGCTACATGTACCTCTCCGGCGAGTACCGCGCCGGGCTCAAGCTCGCCGAACGGGCCCTCGCCGCCTGGCGGGAGATGCTCGGCGACACCCACCCGCGGATCTGGGACCTCAGCTACCACTACGCCAACCTGCTCCGCGCCACCGGCGACTACGCCGCCTGCGAAGCGCTGGACCGCATCGTCCTGGACCACCTGCGCGACACCCAGGGGCCACGCGACCTGGACACCCTGCGCGCCGCCAACGGGCTCGCCGCCGACCTGCGCGGCCTCGCCCGCTACGAAGAGGCACTGGAGCTGTCCACCCAGGTCCTCCAGGGCTACACCGAACTGGTCGGCGAACAGGACTCGCGCACCCTCAACGCACAGAACAACCTCGCCGTCTCGCTCCGCCTCCTCGGCCGCTACACCGAGTCCCTGGCGCTGAACCGCCGCACCCTGGAGGCCCGCCGCGAGCTGCTGCGCCCGCGCCACAACTGGTCCCTCTTCTCCGAGATCCACGTCGCCACCGACCTGCGGCTGCTCGGCCGGTACGCCGAGGCGACCTCGGTGCAGGAGCACAGCGCCCGGGTGCACCGCATCGTGATGGGCAACGACAACCCCCAGACGCTGCGCGCCGAGCACAACCTCGGGCTCTGTTACTACCGTTCCGGCGACCGCGGCAAGGCCGGCCGGCTGCTGGGCCGGGTCCTGGAGCGCTGCGAACGGGTGCTGGGCGAGGCCGACCCGCTCACCCTGATGGTCGGCGTCAGCTACTCCTGCTTCGCCCGCGAGCACGGCAGCCTGGACCAGGCCCGGGACATCGGCGAGCAGGTCACCGAGCGGTACCGCTTCCAGCTGGGCGCGGCCCACCCGTACGCGATCGGCGCGCAGGCCAACCACGCGCTGGTGCTGCGCGCCGCGGGCGAGCGGCAGCAGGCCCTGCTGCTGACGGAGGAGGCGCTGGACGGGATGCGCCGGGCCGTCGGCCCCGACCACCCCTGGACGCTGGGGTGCGCGCTGAACGCCGCCGCAGCGCGCAACTTCGCCGGCGACCCGGAGAGCGCGGCGGAGCTCGGCCGGGACACCGTCGCCCGGGCCACCGCCACCCTCGGCCTGCGCCACCCGCTGACCCTCTCCAGCCAGGTCGCGCTCGCCGCGGACCTGCGCGGCCTGCGCAAACGCCAGGAGGCCGACAAGCTGGAGGACGAGGCGCTGACCGCCCTGAGCACGGTACTGGGCCCGCAGCACGTCCACACCGTCTCCGCCCGCGCCCGCACCCGGCCCTACTGGGACTTCGAACCGCAGACCACCTGA
- a CDS encoding FxsB family cyclophane-forming radical SAM/SPASM peptide maturase, translating into MAQQTVRDTGPSAADRPDVPSFRHPFRQFVLKAHGHCNLACRYCYLYEAADHGWRDRPALMSDAVLDRTARRVAEHAAAHGLRHVALVLHGGEPLLAGAARLGRAVELLRTLLPRDCTLHPTVQTNGTLLTRDRLRTLAGHGVRVGVSLDGGLPAHNTARVDHAGRPAWPRAVRGLRLLAEEHPDAYAGILAVVDPRTDPVEIWTSLAALRPPRLDLLLPHGNWTAPPPGLTPGADGRTPYGDWLCAVFDTWWDGGPGQPRVRLFEECLALLMGAPAGGESLGLAPFTAVVVETDGSIEQVDSLKSAYEGAAATGLDVFRHSFDEALAHPGIAARHAGAAALAPVCRACPLVRVCGGGQYAHRYRHGSGFTNPSVYCADLQRLIRHAAGRLAGATRGPAR; encoded by the coding sequence GTGGCGCAGCAGACCGTACGGGACACGGGCCCGTCGGCGGCGGACCGGCCGGACGTTCCCTCCTTCCGGCACCCTTTCCGGCAGTTCGTCCTCAAGGCGCACGGTCACTGCAACCTCGCCTGCCGCTACTGCTACCTCTACGAAGCCGCCGACCACGGCTGGCGCGACCGGCCCGCGCTGATGAGCGACGCGGTGCTGGACCGCACGGCCCGGCGCGTCGCCGAGCACGCGGCGGCCCACGGCCTCCGGCACGTGGCCCTCGTCCTGCACGGCGGTGAACCCCTGCTGGCCGGCGCCGCGCGCCTCGGTCGCGCCGTCGAACTGCTGCGCACCCTGCTGCCCCGGGACTGCACCCTGCACCCCACCGTCCAGACCAACGGCACCCTGCTCACCCGCGACCGGCTGCGCACCCTCGCGGGCCACGGCGTCCGGGTCGGCGTCAGCCTCGACGGCGGGCTGCCCGCACACAACACCGCGCGCGTGGACCACGCGGGGCGCCCGGCCTGGCCGCGTGCCGTACGCGGGCTGCGGCTGCTCGCCGAGGAGCACCCGGACGCGTACGCCGGCATCCTCGCCGTCGTCGACCCGCGCACCGACCCGGTGGAGATCTGGACCTCGCTCGCCGCGCTCCGCCCGCCCCGCCTGGACCTGCTGCTCCCGCACGGCAACTGGACGGCCCCGCCACCGGGCCTGACACCCGGCGCCGACGGCCGCACGCCGTACGGCGACTGGCTGTGCGCGGTCTTCGACACCTGGTGGGACGGCGGCCCGGGACAGCCGCGCGTCCGGCTCTTCGAGGAGTGCCTGGCCCTGCTGATGGGCGCCCCGGCCGGCGGCGAGTCACTGGGCCTGGCCCCGTTCACCGCCGTCGTCGTGGAGACCGACGGCAGCATCGAGCAGGTGGACTCCCTGAAGTCCGCCTACGAGGGCGCCGCCGCCACCGGCCTGGACGTCTTCCGGCACTCCTTCGACGAAGCGCTCGCGCACCCCGGGATCGCCGCCCGGCACGCGGGCGCCGCGGCCCTCGCCCCCGTCTGCCGCGCCTGCCCGCTGGTACGGGTGTGCGGCGGCGGCCAGTACGCGCACCGCTACCGGCACGGCAGCGGCTTCACCAACCCCTCGGTGTACTGCGCCGACCTCCAGCGCCTGATCCGGCACGCCGCCGGACGGCTGGCCGGCGCGACGCGGGGGCCCGCGCGATGA
- the fxsT gene encoding FxSxx-COOH system tetratricopeptide repeat protein: MGQPAESTFPQRPTGATARVPRPARPVRPGPPPGPRITVSVAGDSRAWGDWIADRLERHGLRAPLHHWDPPAAMELRSALAGLTLSGGRILLVFSAGYFQPGVRTGQEWDTALAAVTAAHPGRFTAVSVTDPGNLPAGAAALGPAQLTEAGAHHAERLLLRRLGLPDTPAPGTGGPRFPLDAPAVWGGVPRRNPRFTGRAALLALIHRRLERSVRGAAVCTLLGMAGVGKTQLAAEYVHRFATEYDVVWWVNASDGDRARRKMAALAPELGLRTRPEERLGAVVDALRRGEPYRRWLLVLDGADDPADVAALLPSGSGHVVITSRNRSWDTYNTLLLPVPVFDRPESVAFVRRRAPRLDAADAGRLAAALEDLPLLLDQTAGWLNDSDMSVGHYLRLLEGGIGDARTVVADDFPMTFAAAWTALLDRIAETAPDAAELLRLCAVLAPGTVPVALLGRIRGDFAPVTGEPRRLQDALRLLARYSVVDATETADGTEVESVHLHRMVRLLVREGIPAQERERYARAVRAGLAAADPGRPDEPAHWPAYATLLPHLLPAGALDADPAETAGPVLNCLRYAYLTGAQDTGLALARRADHTWRQLLPEDHPRRLDLLHEHANLLRATGQYAACETLDRPALERLLGRRGTPDAEILRTAAGLAADLRGLARFQEALELSRYVLDGSRQTFGEREARTLAAQNNLAVSLRLLGAYDQALELDLLTLRARRQILPPDHPWTLYSELHYATGLRLTGRVDMALEVQERNARAHHRLLGADHPQTLRAAHGLALCRRGAGQGERARQGMEALLERSVRLLGRRDPLTLMIAAGFGCLERESGDPERALASAERTYAGYRDLLGPTHPYTVGSDANHALALLAAGDREAALGALSRALPAMEIAVGPGHPWTLDLAHNTRSTEADLPPYQLRDFEPLTI, encoded by the coding sequence ATGGGGCAGCCGGCGGAGTCGACGTTCCCGCAGCGGCCGACGGGCGCCACCGCCCGGGTCCCGCGGCCCGCCCGGCCGGTGCGCCCGGGGCCGCCGCCCGGCCCGCGGATCACCGTCAGCGTCGCCGGGGACAGCCGTGCCTGGGGCGACTGGATCGCCGACCGCCTCGAACGCCACGGGCTGCGCGCCCCGCTGCACCATTGGGACCCGCCCGCCGCCATGGAACTGCGGTCCGCGCTCGCCGGCCTCACCCTCTCCGGCGGCCGGATACTCCTCGTCTTCAGCGCCGGCTACTTCCAGCCGGGCGTCCGCACCGGCCAGGAATGGGACACCGCGCTCGCCGCCGTCACCGCGGCCCACCCCGGCCGCTTCACCGCCGTCTCCGTCACCGACCCCGGCAACCTCCCGGCCGGCGCCGCTGCGCTCGGCCCCGCCCAGCTCACCGAGGCCGGCGCGCACCACGCCGAACGCCTCCTGCTGCGCCGCCTCGGCCTCCCGGACACCCCGGCACCCGGCACCGGCGGCCCGCGCTTCCCGCTGGACGCCCCCGCCGTCTGGGGCGGCGTGCCGCGCCGCAACCCGCGCTTCACCGGCCGCGCCGCGCTCCTCGCCCTCATCCACCGCCGCCTGGAGCGCTCCGTACGCGGCGCCGCCGTCTGCACCCTGCTGGGCATGGCGGGCGTCGGCAAGACCCAGCTGGCCGCCGAGTACGTGCACCGTTTCGCGACCGAGTACGACGTGGTGTGGTGGGTCAACGCGAGCGACGGCGACCGGGCCCGGCGCAAGATGGCGGCGCTCGCCCCCGAACTGGGGCTGCGCACCCGCCCGGAGGAGCGGCTGGGCGCCGTCGTCGACGCGCTGCGCCGCGGCGAGCCGTACCGCCGCTGGCTGCTCGTCCTGGACGGCGCCGACGACCCGGCGGACGTGGCGGCGCTGCTGCCCAGCGGCTCGGGCCACGTCGTGATCACCTCCCGCAACCGCTCCTGGGACACCTACAACACCCTCCTCCTCCCGGTCCCCGTCTTCGACCGCCCGGAGAGCGTCGCCTTCGTACGCCGCCGCGCCCCGCGCCTGGACGCGGCCGACGCCGGCCGGCTGGCCGCCGCGCTGGAGGATTTGCCGCTCCTCCTCGACCAGACGGCGGGCTGGCTCAACGACTCCGACATGAGCGTCGGCCACTACCTGCGCCTGCTGGAGGGCGGCATCGGGGACGCCCGTACGGTCGTCGCCGACGACTTCCCGATGACCTTCGCAGCGGCCTGGACCGCCCTGCTGGACCGCATCGCCGAGACCGCGCCGGACGCCGCCGAGCTGCTGCGGCTGTGCGCCGTCCTCGCGCCCGGCACCGTACCGGTCGCCCTGCTCGGCCGGATCCGCGGCGACTTCGCCCCGGTGACCGGCGAACCGCGGCGGCTCCAGGACGCCCTGCGGCTGCTCGCCCGCTACTCCGTCGTGGACGCGACGGAGACCGCGGACGGCACCGAGGTGGAGAGCGTCCACCTGCACCGCATGGTCCGCCTCCTGGTCCGCGAGGGCATCCCGGCCCAGGAGCGGGAGCGGTACGCCCGTGCCGTACGCGCCGGGCTCGCCGCCGCCGACCCCGGCCGCCCCGACGAACCCGCCCACTGGCCCGCGTACGCCACGCTGCTGCCGCATCTGCTGCCCGCCGGCGCGCTGGACGCCGACCCCGCGGAGACCGCGGGACCGGTACTGAACTGCCTGCGCTACGCCTACCTCACCGGCGCCCAGGACACCGGCCTGGCCCTCGCCCGGCGCGCGGACCACACCTGGCGGCAGCTGCTGCCCGAGGACCACCCACGCCGGCTGGACCTGCTCCACGAGCACGCCAACCTGCTGCGCGCCACCGGGCAGTACGCGGCCTGCGAGACGCTGGACCGGCCCGCGCTGGAGCGGCTGCTGGGCCGGCGCGGCACCCCGGACGCCGAGATCCTGCGGACCGCCGCCGGGCTCGCCGCCGACCTCCGCGGCCTCGCCCGCTTCCAGGAGGCGCTGGAACTCTCCCGGTACGTCCTGGACGGCAGCCGGCAGACCTTCGGCGAACGCGAGGCCCGCACCCTCGCCGCGCAGAACAACCTCGCGGTCTCCCTGCGGCTGCTCGGCGCCTACGACCAGGCCCTGGAACTGGACCTGCTCACCCTGCGGGCGCGCCGCCAGATCCTCCCGCCGGACCATCCCTGGACGCTCTACTCCGAGCTGCACTACGCCACGGGGCTGCGGCTCACCGGCCGCGTCGACATGGCGCTGGAGGTCCAGGAACGGAACGCGCGCGCTCACCACCGGCTCCTCGGCGCCGACCACCCCCAGACGCTGCGCGCCGCGCACGGCCTCGCCCTGTGCCGCCGGGGTGCGGGCCAGGGGGAGCGGGCCCGGCAGGGCATGGAGGCGCTGCTGGAGCGGTCGGTGCGGCTGCTGGGCCGCCGGGACCCGCTCACCTTGATGATCGCGGCCGGGTTCGGCTGCCTGGAGCGTGAGTCCGGCGATCCGGAACGGGCCCTGGCCTCGGCCGAGCGTACCTACGCCGGCTACCGCGACCTGCTCGGTCCCACCCACCCGTACACCGTCGGCAGCGACGCCAACCACGCCCTGGCGCTGCTCGCGGCCGGCGACCGCGAGGCGGCCCTGGGCGCCCTCTCCCGCGCCCTGCCCGCCATGGAGATCGCCGTGGGCCCCGGCCACCCGTGGACCCTGGACCTGGCGCACAACACCCGTTCCACCGAGGCGGACCTGCCGCCGTACCAGCTGCGCGACTTCGAACCGCTGACGATCTGA